One genomic region from Rosa rugosa chromosome 1, drRosRugo1.1, whole genome shotgun sequence encodes:
- the LOC133721447 gene encoding WD40 repeat-containing protein HOS15, which translates to MTSITSVELNFLVFRYLQESGFTHSAFALGYEAGINKCTIDGNLIPPGALITFVQKGLQYLEMEANLSNSDAEVDEDFSLLQPLDLIQNDVNQLRQLIKDRKKNLQKDRDKDKDLEKEHEGERTRVREKERLEREKEFEKSRERVEKNKEVEKNKEQEKHHEDHNDRDRATDQEEKVNVKHEENGASAEPMDISTASTSQACEIPSSDVTILEGHTSEVCACAWSPTGSLLASGSGDSTARIWPIPDGSSRSGLQNGALNVLVLKHVKGRTNEKSKDVTTLDWNGEGTLLATGSYDGQARIWSTNGELRSTLNKHKGPIFSLKWNKKGDYLLTGSCDKTAIVWDVKAEEVKQQFEFHSGPTLDVDWRNNMQFAMSSTDNMIYVCKIGENRPIKTFAGHQGEVNCVKWDPTGTLLASCSDDISAKIWSMKQEKYVHDLREHSKEIYTIRWSPTGPGTNNPNQQLVLASASFDSTVKLWDVELGKLLYSLNGHRDPVYSVAFSPNGEYLASGSLDKSMHIWSLKEGKIVKTYTGNGGIFEVCWNKEGDKIAACFANNTVCVLDFRM; encoded by the exons ATGACCTCCATCACCTCCGTCGAGCTCAATTTCCTCGTCTTCCGTTATCTTCAGGAATCAG GCTTCACACACTCGGCTTTTGCTCTAGGATATGAGGCCGGTATTAACAAATGCACTATAGATGGAAATTTGATTCCACCCGGTGCTCTCATTACATTTGTTCAAAAAGGGCTTCAGTACTTGGAGATGGAAGCCAACTTGAGTAAT AGTGATGCAGAGGTGGATGAGGATTTCTCTCTTTTACAACCTTTAGATCTCATCCAAAATGATGTTAATCAACTACGCCAATTGATAAAAGATAGAAAGAAAAATTTGCAGAAGGATAGAGATAAGGACAAAGACCTTGAGAAAGAACATGAAGGAGAGCGTACACGAGTAAGAGAGAAGGAAAGACTAGAAAGGGAGAAGGAATTTGAAAAGAGCAGAGAGAGGGTAGAAAAGAATAAGGAGGTAGAAAAGAACAAGGAGCAAGAAAAGCATCATGAGGACCATAATGACAGAGATAGGGCTACAGACCAGGAAGAAAAAGTCAATGTCAAACATGAAGAAAATGGAGCTTCTGCAG AACCAATGGATATCTCGACAGCTTCAACATCTCAGGCATGTGAAATCCCTAGTTCTGATGTGACCATTCTAGAAGGCCATACATCTGAG GTCTGTGCTTGTGCTTGGAGTCCAACTGGATCTCTTCTTGCATCTGG GTCTGGAGATTCTACAGCTCGCATTTGGCCAATTCCAGATGGAAGCTCTAGATCTGGTTTACAAAATGGTGCTTTAAATGTGTTGGTGCTAAAGCATGTTAAGGGTAGAACAAATGAAAAGAGTAAAGATGTCACGACTCTTGATTGGAAT GGAGAGGGAACACTGCTTGCAACTGGCTCATATGATGGGCAGGCAAGAATTTGGAGTACAAATG GTGAACTAAGGAGTACTTTGAACAAACATAAAGGTCCCATATTCTCTCTAAAGTGGAACAAGAAGGGAGATTATCTGCTTACGGGAAGCTGTGATAAAACTGCAATTGTGTGGGATGTGAAGGCAGAGGAAGTGAAGCAACAATTTGAGTTTCATTCAG GTCCAACACTTGATGTTGACTGGCGCAACAATATGCAATTTGCAATGAGCTCCACAGACAATATGATATATGTTTGCAAGATTGGAGAAAACCGCCCTATTAAAACTTTTGCAGGACATCAG GGTGAAGTTAATTGTGTGAAATGGGATCCAACTGGCACGCTGTTGGCTTCATGTTCTGATGATATCAGTGCAAAG ATATGGAGCATGAAGCAGGAAAAGTATGTTCATGATTTAAGAGAGCATTCTAAG GAGATATACACTATCAGATGGAGTCCGACAGGACCAGGAACAAACAACCCTAACCAGCAGTTGGTTCTGGCAAG TGCGTCATTTGACTCTACTGTAAAGCTATGGGATGTGGAACTAGGAAAACTTCTCTACAGCTTGAATGGACACAG GGATCCTGTTTATTCCGTCGCCTTTAGCCCAAATGGTGAGTATTTGGCCAGTGGATCTCTTGATAAATCGATGCATATCTGGTCACTAAAGGAAGGCAAGATTGTGAAAACATACACCGGCAATGGCGGTATATTTGAAGTTTGCTGGAACAAGGAAGGTGACAAAATTGCTGCATGTTTTGCCAACAATACAGTCTGTGTTTTGGATTTCAGAATGTGA
- the LOC133721438 gene encoding pentatricopeptide repeat-containing protein ELI1, chloroplastic — MSSTIPLVTTTAPTHHPPSIERLTFLIDKPNSIHHLLQTHALLLRHNLHHHHPILNFKLQRSYASLGRLDYSVALFRRTQNPTVFFWSSIINSHSKRGLHDLALMFYTQMLTNGVQPNCFTFSALMKSCSIDAGKFLHCQTIKFGFDSDLYVRTGLVDVYARAGDVVGARQLFDTMPERSLVSLTAMITCYAKRGEVDEARVLFDGMKERDVVCWNVMIDGYAQHGMPNEALLLFRKMLVAKVKPDGVTVLSLLSACGQIGALESGRWLHSYIENNGIRIDVQVGSALIDMYSKCGSWEDARLVFDGIGGKDVVVWNSMIVGYAMHGFSREALELFSEMCRIGYRPTDITFIGVLNACAYAGLVSEGRAFFSSMKDEYGFEPKIEHYGCMVNLLSRAGKVEEAYEFVKNMKIEPDPVLWGTLLGACRLHGNIDLGERVAEFLVGQNLANSGTYILLSNIYAAAGNWDGVAKVRTLMKNSGIQKEPGCSSIEVNNKVHEFLAGDKKCPRTKEVYTMIEKINGWLKAHDYTPQTETVLHDLGEKEKEQSLEVHSEKLAIAFGLISTQPGTTLKIVKNLRVCSDCHAVTKLISKITGRKIVMRDRNRFHHFVNGSCSCGDYW, encoded by the coding sequence ATGAGCTCCACCATCCCTTTGGTCACCACCACCGCTCCGACCCACCACCCACCATCAATTGAAAGACTCACATTCCTGATCGACAAGCCAAACTCCATCCACCACCTCCTCCAGACCCACGCGCTTCTCCTCCGCcacaacctccaccaccaccacccaatCCTCAACTTCAAGCTCCAACGCTCCTACGCCTCCTTGGGCCGCCTCGACTACTCCGTCGCTCTCTTCCGCCGCACCCAAAACCCCACCGTCTTCTTCTGGAGCTCCATCATCAACAGCCACTCCAAACGCGGCCTTCACGACCTTGCTCTCATGTTCTACACCCAAATGCTCACAAATGGAGTCCAACCCAATTGCTTCACGTTCTCCGCATTGATGAAGTCATGCTCAATTGATGCCGGAAAATTCCTTCATTGCCAGACAATCAAGTTCGGTTTCGATTCCGATTTGTATGTGAGGACCGGCCTTGTGGATGTTTATGCTAGAGCCGGGGATGTTGTGGGTGCAAGACAGCTGTTCGATACAATGCCGGAGAGAAGCTTGGTTTCTTTAACGGCCATGATTACTTGCTATGCGAAGCGGGGAGAGGTGGATGAGGCCCGTGTGTTGTTTGATGgaatgaaagagagagatgtGGTGTGTTGGAATGTGATGATTGACGGGTATGCGCAGCATGGGATGCCGAATGAGGCTTTGTTGCTGTTTCGGAAAATGCTGGTGGCCAAAGTTAAGCCGGATGGAGTGACTGTGCTGTCTTTGCTCTCTGCGTGCGGGCAGATTGGAGCTCTTGAGTCTGGTAGATGGCTTCATTCGTACATTGAGAATAATGGGATTCGGATTGATGTACAGGTTGGTTCTGCTTTGATTGATATGTATAGTAAGTGTGGTAGTTGGGAGGATGCAAGGCTCGTTTTCGATGGGATTGGCGGGAAGGATGTTGTTGTTTGGAATTCGATGATTGTTGGGTATGCAATGCATGGGTTTAGCCGAGAGGCATTGGAGTTGTTCAGTGAGATGTGTAGAATTGGGTACCGGCCTACGGATATAACGTTCATTGGTGTTTTGAATGCTTGTGCTTATGCTGGTTTGGTCAGCGAGGGACGAGCTTTCTTCAGTTCAATGAAGGATGAATATGGGTTCGAACCAAAGATTGAGCATTACGGATGCATGGTAAATCTTCTCAGCCGTGCTGGGAAGGTAGAAGAAGCGTATGAGTTTGTCAAGAACATGAAGATTGAGCCTGATCCAGTCTTATGGGGAACTTTACTCGGAGCTTGTAGACTCCATGGTAACATTGATTTGGGAGAGCGGGTAGCAGAGTTCCTTGTTGGACAAAATCTTGCGAATTCTGGAACATATATTCTTCTTTCTAACATATATGCCGCAGCTGGGAACTGGGATGGGGTGGCAAAGGTGAGGACCTTGATGAAAAACAGTGGGATTCAGAAGGAGCCCGGCTGTAGCTCAATTGAAGTGAATAATAAGGTACATGAGTTCCTAGCCGGGGATAAGAAGTGCCCGAGGACCAAAGAGGTATATACGATGATCGAGAAGATAAATGGTTGGCTCAAGGCCCACGATTACACCCCACAAACAGAAACTGTCTTACACGATCTAGGGGAGAAGGAAAAAGAGCAGTCCCTTGAAGTTCATAGTGAGAAGCTTGCAATTGCTTTCGGGCTGATCAGTACTCAACCCGGAACTACCCTCAAAATCGTGAAGAACCTCCGTGTGTGTTCCGACTGTCATGCTGTGACCAAGTTAATATCAAAAATCACTGGACGAAAGATTGTAATGAGGGACAGAAATAGGTTTCACCACTTTGTGAATGGTTCATGCTCTTGTGGTGATTACTGGTAA